TTATTCTGGAAGAACTATTAGATGCTGAATTGCAAAATAAATCTCTGCTTGATATGGGGTGCGGAACTTCTATTCTGGCAATTCTTGCTGCAATGCGAGGTGCTAAACCAATTACAGCCATTGATATTGATACCTGGTGTGTAGACAATTCAAAAGAAAATATCCTTTTAAATAATGTAGACAACATTACAGTAGAACTGGGAGATGCAAGTTCTCTTCAGGGAAGAGCGCCTTTTGATGTTATTATTGCCAATATCAACCGGAATATATTGTTGCAGGACATGAACAGCTATACTGCATGTATGCACAAAAATTCAGAGATTTACATGAGTGGATTTTATGTCTCAGACGTACCTATGATTCAGGAAAAAGCAAAAAGCCTTGGTCTTAAATTTATTTATCATAAAGAAAAGAACAACTGGGCTGTAGTTAAACTTATAATGGAATAAGATTATTGATTTTTCATTATAGAAACCCGAGAGGTCTGAGTTACAGAGTTGGTTCGTTCTTTTGAATTTTCAGGATAAAAAACAAAAACCAAAGCAACCAATATAAGAATATACAAGATCATTTGTCCTGCTATTTTAATAATTTCCTTTGCCATGACACAATTGTAATTAGTTTATATAGTTAATGTTTCAAATTACTATATAAACGAAACTACATATAGCTTATTGTATTTTGGAAGAGCTATTTTTTTTGAGGGTCATTGCTTTTAATTCGTCCAATGTTCCATTGAAAATATTAAGATCCACATTTTCTTTCACACCGGGGATAGAGCCAACATCTGTATGTTGCCAGAACTTCCATTTTCCTTTATATTGTACTGAATCAACATAATAATGGGCAATCCAATAAGGATATCTATTAAAAATAGAATCATTCAAATAACTTGTCTTAAACTTATAGGATGTATAAATAATTGGTTTCACTCCATAATGGGCCTCAACAATATCTAGCCATAGCTTAACAGCTTTAACCAGGCTTTTACTGGTATGCATTCCTTTTTTCTCAACATCAAGAACCGGTGGAAGATCAGCACTATCCAACTTTACGGTGTTTATGAAAAATTCCGCCTGCTTGGCAGCAGGTGCTCCCGGATTGAAATAATGATAAGCGCCGCGAATAAATCCATACTGACGAGCTAAATCAAAGTTTTTCTGGAAATTATTATCACTGTGATCACCTCCTTCGGTAGCTTTAACAAAAACAAACTGCAAGGGATATTCCGGAGCCTGATACTTAACCAGTTCTTCCCAATTAATCTCCCCTTGATAATGAGAAATATCTATGCCATGAACTTCAAAGCCCAGAGGCATGCAAACCCCGTACTCTTTATCACCATTACAATGTTTCCACCTATATGAATAGGGACGAATAAAGAACCAATAAAACAGTGCAGAAAAGAATAAAATCACAATTATACTCAGCACACGAACCAACCAACGAGGTAAATCTCTCGGCGTTCCCTTTCTTTTACGGCCTTTGCCTGCAGAGGAGGATTTCTTCTTTACAGAAACCTTCTTACGCGTTTTTTGCTGGCCATTAACTGCTGACATGGGATTTTTATTCATTTATAAAAAAGCATCTTATCGTTTAAAAAAAGTTTCACCACAAATTCCACAGACTAAGCAAATAATAAATATATGTATTTCAAATATAATTTTTTACGCAATCTGAGTAATTTGTGGCGAATCTATTATAGAGTCAATAATCTATTGACTAGTATTTATTTACCTTGTTCCAATTGCAATGTTTTGGTCGGCTGATCACAAACTTCTGTTGGACCAAAATACTGAATAGGACCTGGATATACGTAATCTGTATTTACAGCCCATTCGTCACGTTTTGCAGCAAAAGCAAGGAATGGTTTGCCATCAAGTTTCACTAACGCTTTTTGGATAACCGGTTTCATTTCACCATGACGTTTTTCCATATTCATCATCATAGTAATTGGAACACCACCAGCAATCCATTGATCAGCAGGAGCAGTAGTATTTCTGATTGAAGACATATATCCGGTTTTGCCATTAGCAATCAAGGCAGAAGCTGCATAACCAAGTGAATAACAATAGTCAGCATCATAATTTGAAGGAGCAGCACAACGTCCTTCGTAACCGAAGAAGTGAACTTGTGAAGCAAACTTACCTACAAATTTACCTTGTTCTTTCCACTCTGCCAGTTTATTACCAACCATTTCGGCAAGCAGTTTTTCTGTTTCAATAAGTGAAACCTGAACATTTCCGTGAGGATCGCGGTCTAATGTTAACTGACGAGCTACACCTTCTGGAAGACTTGCATAAATTTCAGCATTAACCTTTGACAGTTTAGAGATGATATAATCACGTTGGTGAGATTTCTTAATATGAGAGAATTCTTCAGCATTGCTTGCAAGGAAATCATTCAGTTCAGAAATCAAAGCCTTCATTGCAGGGATAAACTCAATCAGACCTTCAGGAATCAGAACGGTTCCAAAATTCTTACCTTGTGCTGCACGAGCTGCTACTGCATTAGCTACATAAGTAACAACATCATCAAGAGACATGTTCTTTGCTTCAACTTCTTCAGAAACGATGCAGATATTTGGCTGAACCTGCAATGCACATTCCAAAGCAATGTGAGAAGCTGAACGACCCATCAATTTAATGAAGTGCCAGTATTTACGAGCAGAGTTACAATCTCTCTGGATATTACCAATAACTTCAGAGTAAACTTTACATGCTGTATCAAAACCAAAAGAAGTTTCGATCATTTCATTTTTCAAGTCACCATCAATAGTTTTTGGACATCCGATTACCTGCACGCCATATTTCTTTGCTGCATAATATTCAGCCAGGACACAAGCGTTAGTGTTAGAATCATCACCACCGATAATCACGATAGCTTTGATACCTAATTCACGAATAATCTTTAATCCTTGTTCAAACTGATCTGCACTTTCAAGCTTTGTACGGCCAGACCCAATCATATCAAACCCACCAGTATTACGGTATTCATCGATAATATCAGCAGTCAGCTCCATGTAGTTATGGTCAACCAATCCACCAGGACCAAGAATAAATCCATAAAGTTTGCTATCCGGATTTAGCTTCTTTACTCCATCAAAGATACCAGATATCACATTGTGACCACCAGGAGCCTGTCCACCTGAAAGTATAACTCCCACATTAATAGCAGGACATTCTACTGTTTCATTAGATTCAACGAATTTAACGATAGGCATTCCATAAGTATTTGGAAATAATTCCTTAATTGCATGCTGGTCGGCAACTGATTGTGTTGGCTCTCCTTCGCTTGCTTTTACCTTACCACGAAGAGCTTTGGGTAATTTTGGCTGATAAGCCGCTCTGGCAATTTGTAATGCGCTTTTAGTCATTTTAATTAAATTTGTTTAAAGTGTTTAGGTACTTAATATATTAAGTGATGCAAATTTCGCTTTTTTTTCTGAATAATAAAAGCCAATCCAAGTTTAAAACTACAATTTAATATAAATTTAGTAGTTATTTAAAGCCCAAAAACAGACGATATAATCAATTAAAAATAGTATAAAATTGTATTACCATCAACACACAGATATTTCTTAATAAACAATTCTAAACGAAATATTACCTATAAGAAAGTGATAATATTTACAGTTTAAGAAGAGCATGCCTGTACATCCAGACAAAAACAATAAATACACTCCGTCAGAAGCAACAGATATACCCGGATAAATAAAAAAAATCTTAAATTTTATTAGTAAAAACAATGAAGCAACTTCAGAAAAAGTCGTTATCTTTACCAAGATTTCATTTAGTATTAACTTAAAAACAAAAAGATCATGGCAAGCAGAAAAGATTTAAAGAAGCATGTAAACTATATTTCAGGGGAATTATTCACAGAGTGTATGATAAATAGCTTATACGTTCCTGGAACAGATAAGGTAAAAGCTGACGAGTTAATGGCTCAGGTTCTTGAATTGCAACAGGAATTTATCAGCCGCATCAGCCATACTCAACCTGGTAAAGTTAAACAATACTATAAAAAATTCCATCAGGATTTCAACAGTCGCATGGAAGCACTAATTGAAAGTATTGCTGCATTGAGCTAATATTAGTTTCAACTAAAATAATGAAAAAAGCAATTTTTAGTTTTATCTATCACAAATTAATGGGATGGAAATCGGTAGTAAAAGTAGAGGATTACGATAAACAAATTATCTGTGCTGCTCCGCATACCAGTAACTGGGATTTTATTATAGGCAAATTATTTTATGCTGCTATAGGAAGAGAAACCGGCTTTATGATGAAAAAAGAGTGGTTCTTCTTTCCATTGGGAAGTCTCCTTAGATCAATGGGGGGGATTCCTGTAAACAGAGATAAGAAAAATTCTATGGTGGAACAAGTTGTCAGGGTAATTAAGGAAAGCAAAAAATTTAGTTTAGCAATCACTCCAGAAGCAACCCGATCAAGAAATCCACATTGGAAAAAAGGCTTCTATTATATTGCAATGAAAGCTAATATTCCCATTGTGTTAGTAGCTATAGACTATTCAACTAAGACAATAACTTCGGAAAAAGTAATTACTCCTTCCGGAGATATTGAAAAAGACATGCGTGAGATAAAACTTTATTTTAACCAATTTAAAGGGAAGAACCCAGAAAACTTTACAACCGGATTATAAGAGAAAGAAAATGAAGACGGCTTTGCGTATTTCACTGGTACAGATAGACATTGCCTGGGAAAACAAACAAGAGAATCTTCGCAGGCTTGAAGTTAAACTTCGGGCATTAAGCGGAAAAACGGACTTGGTTGTGCTTCCCGAAATGTTTTCTACTGGTTTTACAATGCAAAGCCATCTTTTTGCTGAAACAATTAATGGAGAGACCTTAACTACACTCCGGCAGTGGTCAAAGGAATACAATATAGCTCTTGCCGGCAGTTTTATTTGTCTTGAAGACGAAAAGTTCTTTAACAGAGCATTCTTCTTATCTCCTGACGGTGTAGAACACTTTTATGATAAGCACCATCTTTTCAGGATGGGCAACGAACCCCAACACTTTTCAGCAGGCGATCAGCGATGCATTTTCTCATGGCAAGGCTGGAAAATTTGCCTGATGATTTGTTACGATCTGCGTTTTCCCGTATGGTGCAGAAATGTAATCAACGAATACGACCTTCTTGTCTTTGTAGCAAACTGGCCTACTCCCCGAAACCGTGCCTGGGATACTTTATTATGTGCGCGTGCTCTGGAAAATCAAAGTTATGTATGTGGTGTAAACCGTGTGGGTGTCGATGGAATGGGTATTCACTACTCAGGAAATTCAGCTCTATATAATATGAAAGGAGAAAATCTTATCAACTTTGCAAAAGATGAAGAAGGAATCCGCACTATTAATATCGATTTAGACTCTCTTCGTTCGTTTCGTGCTAAATTCCCGGCATGGAGGGATGCCGACTTCTTCGCCCTCTAATTAAACACTTATTAAGTTTTATATAAAAATATTTAGTGATTAAATAATAAAATTATTTATTAAACTACCATTATCATTATTAAAAGGTTGATTAAATAAGAAGAATAGCATATCTTTGTGACTCTCATAAATCTAATCGTAATAAAAAAATGTATAATGAAGACTAATCTAAGTTCGCAAATTACATTAAATCGGGTCTCACCCAAATACTATAAGCCCGAAAATGCTTTTGAACGTTCAGTTCTAACTCGCTTTGAAAAAATCCCCACAGACATCTATGAATCCGTGGAAGAAGGTGCTCGCCAGATTGCAGCAGAAATAGCTCTTACTATAAGAGAGAAGCAAAAAGCAGGACGATTCTGCGTAATGGCTCTTCCCGGAGGTAATTCACCACGTTCCGTATTCGATGAGCTAATCCGTATGCATCGTGAAGAAGAGCTTAGCTTCCGTAATGTTATTGTGTTTAATATTTATGAATATTATCCTTTAGCATCAGAAGCAATGAACAGCAACCTGAAAACTTTACAGGAAATGTTTCTTGACCATGTAGATATCAACAAACAAAATATCTTTAGTCCTGACGGAACTATAGCAAAAGATACTATTTTTGAATATTGCAGACTTTACGAGCAACGAATTGAAAGTTTTGGCGGCATAGATATTTTACTATTAGGCATCGGTCGTGTAGGAAATATCGGTTTTAACGAACCAGGTTCACAAGCAAACTCTAACACTCGTCTTATTTTACTGGACAATACATCCCGTAATGATGCAGCTAAAATTTTCGGAGGTACAGAAAATGTACCTGTAAGTTCTATCACAATGGGTATTGCAACCATCCTTGCTGCAAAGAAGATATTCCTGATGGCATGGGGAGACGACAAGGCTCAAATGATAAAAGAGACTGTTGAAGGAAAAGTAAGTGACGTTATTCCTGCATCTTATTTACAGATGCACAATAGTACCCGGGTAGCACTCGACCTATCTGCCGCATCTAATCTCACACGCATTCAGCGCCCTTGGCTGGTTACTTCTTGTGAATGGAACGATAAACTAATCCGCAGTGCAATTGTATGGCTTTGTATGTTAACAAAAAAGCCTATTCTTAAGTTAACAAACAAGGATTATAACGAAAACGGATTAAGTGAATTACTAGCCCTCTACGGATCTGCATATAATGTAAACATCAAGATATTCAATGATTTACAGCATACCATCACCGGATGGCCGGGAGGTAAACCAAATGCCGACGACACCTATCGTCCGGAACGTGCAAAACCTTATCCAAAGCGTATTATAGTCTTTTCCCCACACCCTGACGATGATGTAATTTCCATGGGAGGAACAGTAAGACGACTTGTGGAACAGAAGCATGATGTACACATTGCATACGAAACATCTGGAAACATTGCTGTGGGAGATGAAGAAGTAATTCGATTTATGCACTTCATCAACGGTTTCAATCAACTATTTGATGCAAAAAGTGAAATTATTGATAAGAAATATAAAGACATTCGTTCCTTTATTAATAATAAGAAAGAAAGTGATTTTGACAATGCAGATATGCTTCGCTTAAAAGGATTAATCCGCCGTGGAGAAGCCCGTACTGCTTGTGCGTATGCCGGAATAAAATCCGATCATGTTCACTTCCTTGATCTCCCATTTTATGAAACAGGAAAGATTCAGAAATCACCTATCTCTGAAAAGGATGTTGAGATTGTACGTGCTTTACTTCAGGAAGTTAAGCCTCACCAAATCTTTGTAGCCGGTGACCTTGCCGACCCGCACGGAACACACCGCGTTTGTACGGATTCTGTTCTTGCAGCAATTGACTTGGAAAAAGGAGAAAAATGGATAAAAGACTGTCGCATCTGGATGTATCGTGGTGCTTGGGCTGAATGGGAAATAGAAAACATTGAAATGGCAGTACCTATTTCACCGGAAGAATTAAGATTAAAAAGAAATACAATTCTGAAACATCAATCACAGATGGAAGGTGCTCCGTTCCTTGGAAATGATGAACGCCTGTTCTGGCAGCGTTCAGAAGACCGAAACCGCGGAACTGCAGCATTATATGATAGTCTTGGATTGGCTTCCTACGAAGCAATCGAAGCTTTTGTAGAGTACATTCCTCTATAAGCAGTAACAAAAAAGAAATACCAATCCACAGATTAACACAGATTAGCAATAAATTCTGTGAGAATCTGTGGATTCTGTGTGTTTAAAAGTGTACTTTTGTGTGTAAAATTACGACAGATGAAGAAACAATATATACTATTTTTCCTTTTAATTATTTTTGCGACAAAAGGTTTCGCACAAGATATTGATAAAAATGTAGAGGAACGCTTAAAGAATTTCTTTGAGAACTATACTTGTTCAACCGCTCAAATAGGAAAATGTAAATTAAACAGCTTTAAACTCGATTTCGATGCAAAGAAGCTGGACATATACTCAGGAGAAAATTTTTCCTATCAGCCATTTCTACCCGAAACGGTAGAAGGTATATATCGCCATCTGTCACAAATACTACCCGGTCCGGTATGCTATTTCAAAACAACCGTTTATACAGATGGTAAATCCATAGAAGAACTTATTCCAAACATTTACAGAAAAAAAAGAAAAGATAAATCCCGTATACTGGGAGACATCAATTATCAGGATGCTCCGTGGGTTAAGAATGTTTCACGCCCAATTGATATTTCACGAGGGCTGCAAAGCAGACACATCGCTCTCTGGCAAAGTCATGGAAAGTATTTCAAGAATGGGAATGGAAACAACAATGGAAACGGAGCCAGTAATGGAAATGGTGACGGTAACGGCCACAAAATCAGTAATGGTAGCTGGCTGTGGCAACGCCCACGATTATTTTGCACAACAGAAGATCTTTTTACCCAATCAATAATTCTTCCTTATGTAATTCCTATGCTTGAGAATGCCGGGGCAGATGTCTTTACTCCCCGTGAACGTGATACACAAAAGAACGAAGTAATTGTTGACAACGATAATCCCCGGTCGGGTTCACTTTATATTGAGGTAAAGAGTAGAAAAGCCTACTGGAATACACCCGATGTAACTGGTTTTGCTCAGAAAAAGAATATCTATCAGGATGGTGAGAATCCATTTACTGATGGTACGGCCCGGTATGCAAAAACGGAAAAGAAAAAGAACCGGGCATTTGCTGAATGGGTACCCACTATTCCCGAAGAGGGAAATTATGCTGTCTATGTATCATATCAAACACTTCCTGAAAGTGTGGCAGATGCCAAATATACTGTTTTCCACAAAGGAGGAGCAACAGAATTTACTGTAAACCAAAAAATTGGCGGAGGTACATGGGTTTATCTTGGAACCTTTACTTTCGATAAAGGATCTAACGATTACGGAATGGTAGTGCTAAGCAACGAAAGCAAGGAAAAAGGAGTTGTTTGCGCAGATGCCGTTCGTTTTGGAGGTGGAATGGGCAACATTGTCCGTGGAGGAGCAGTCAGCGGTTTGCCACGTTATCTGGAGGGAGCCCGTTACTCGGCACAATGGGCCGGTATGCCCTACTCTATTTATGGAGATGAAAAGCGAGCTAATGATTATGCCGATGATATTAACACTCGTTCGCGCATGGTTAATTACTTATCCGGCAGTTCTGTTTACAACCCTAAAGAGAAAGGACTCGGCGTTCCTTTTGAGATGACCATGGCATTGCACAGTGACGCAGGATATACTTCAAACGGTGGAACTATAGGCTCACTAGGTGTTTATACTACCGACTTTAATGACAGCAAGTTACATTCCGGAATTTCCCGTTATGCTTCCAGAGATTTGACTGATATAATGATTACTCAGTTAAAATCGGATATCAATTCACGGTTTGATGTGCAATGGAATCGCAGAGGAATGTGGGACAAGAATTATAGTGAAACCAGACTTCCGGCTGTTCCATCAATGATTCTCGAATTTCTTTCCCATCAAAACTTTGCAGATATGACTCTGGGACACGATCCCAACTTTAAATTCACTGTGGGACGTTCTATTTATAAATCCATTCTTCGTTTTGTCACTTCTCAGCACGATGAAGATTACGTGGTTCAACCACTTCCTGTGAACCACTTTGCTATTAAATTCGGGAATAAGAAGAACACGGTCAGTCTTTCATGGAAAGCTGTGGAAGATCCATTGGAATCATCGGCAAAACCTCATAACTATATTGTTTACACCCGCATTGGCAACTTTGGATTCGACAACGGCGTGCTGGTAGAAGGAACATCATACACGGCAAAAATTGAACCGGAACTGGTATACAGTTTCAAGGTGACTGCCGTAAACAAGGGAGGAGAAAGTTTCTCGTCTGAGATTCTTTCGGCGTACAAAGCTAAACGCGAAAAAGAAAGAGTACTTATTGTTAACGGATTCGACCGTATCAGCGGACCGGCTATCATCAATACTCCGGATTCTTTAGGGTTTGATTTGAAGAAAGATCCGGGAGTGTCTTATCAATATAACATCTCCTATTGCGGAGCTCAAACCGGATTTAACCGTAAAAATGCAGGTAAAGAAACTTCAGATGGTTTAGGTTATAGCGGTAGTGAGCTGGAAGGCGTTCGTATTGCCGGAAACACATTCGATTATCCTTTCATACATGGAAAAGCAATTCAAGCAATGCCCGGATACTCATTTGTATCGTGCAGTAACGAAGCTGTGGAAAGCGGACGAGTAAAATTAAACGATTACCATCTAGTAGATTATATTCTGGGATTACAAAAGGAAGATTCTACAACATCCAGGTTTATAAACGAAAAATACAAGACATTCACTCCAAAAATGCAGCAACTAATTGCACAATATTGCAAGCGTGGAGGTAATATTCTGGTGAGTGGTTCTTATCTGGGTAGTGATATGAACAGTTCTTTTGAGGAGAAAAGTTTTACTGAAGATATACTAAAATACAGCTTCCAGAATAGTATGCAAAACAGTGGTTCAGGAGATATCTTTGGTTTAGGACTCACATTCGCCATTCCACGTGAAGTAAATGAGCATATTTATTCCGTTCCTGCTCCGGATTGCATTGTTCCTGTATCTCCCGCTTTCCCTGTGCTAAAATATTCAGGTGGAAATTATGGTGCCGCAACTGCTTATAAAGGTGATTATCGTACGTTTATCATGGGATTCCCATTTGAAACAATCGACACTGAAGAACACCGGGCAAAAATCATGGCAGGAATCCTTCAGTTTTTAGGGGGAAGATAGGTGGAGTCTCATTATTATTTATATCTTTGTCAGAAGTAAAAACCTAAAACAAAGATACCATGTACACAATACAAGCAAATGCGTCAGGCACCAGAAGTATGGAAATCTCAGAAGAGAACCTGCTAACTATTCACAAATACATGTTGTTCCAACATTTAATAAGTTGCACAGGTGTAGTTGAGGAACAAGATCTGGATAAATTAAAAATGAATGTCCGTTCATTGATTGCCGCACAGGAAACTGACTGCAAAGATTTATTGGACCTTTGCATTGATGTTATCTATCACAACAACATGAAAGCGTTTGGTCTGCAGCAATTAATCAATCTCTTTAAAGAATGGGAAGCCAAACTTCCTGTAGAAATAGAAGCTATTCCCGAATAATTTTCAGGAACTACATATTATCACACAAGGTGAAGAACGTGCATTTTACCTTAATATTCAATCATATTAAGGTAAAATCCGTATCTTTGCAGCCATGAAAGAGTACAAACTAACAGATTGGCTGCCTACCACTAAAAAAGAAGTGGAGCTGCGTGGATGGAATGAGGTAGACGTAATCCTTTTCTCCGGGGATGCTTATGTAGATCATCCTTCATTCGGAGCCGCAGTCATCGGACGTATTCTTGAAGTTCAGGGACTTCGGGTGGCTATTATTCCGCAACCAAACTGGCGGGATGACCTTCGTGACTTTAAAAAGCTGGGACGCCCTCGTTTATTCTTTGGCATTGCTCCCGGAAGCATGGACTCTATGGTTAATCACTATACTGCCAACCGCAGATTAAGATCGGATGATGCTTATACTCCGGATGGCCGTGCGGATATGCGTCCCGACTATCCAACCATTGTTTATACTCAGATTCTTAAAAAGCTATATCCTGATGTTCCCGTAGTATTGGGAGGAATTGAAGCGTCTATGCGCCGACTTACCCATTATGATTACTGGCAGGACAAACTGCTTAAAAGTATCTTAGTAGATTCGGGTGCTGATCTTTTGATTTATGGAATGGGAGAAAAGCCTATTACAGAGCTTTGTCGTCAGATGCAGGAAGGAATTCCACTTCTTAAAATCACCGATATTCCTCAGACTGTAATTGTGAGAAAGAAAGGTGAAGTACCAAACGAAGATAAAACAACTGATATTCTGCTTCATTCTCACGAAGAATGTCTGAAAGATAAAAAGAAACAGGCAGAAAACTTTCGCCATATTGAGGAAGAAAGTAATAAGATGGAAGCGTCACGCATTCTGCAACATGTAGATAATAATGTTGTGATAGTGAATCCTCCTTACCCTCCAATGACTGAAGCTGAGCTGGACAGATCTTTTGATTTGCCCTACACTCGTCTTCCTCACCCTAAATATAAAGGGAAAAGAATTCCGGCTTATGATATGATTAAGTTTTCCGTTAACATCCATCGCGGTTGTTTTGGCGGATGTGCTTTCTGTACCATATCGGCTCATCAGGGAAAATTCATTGTGTCACGCAGTAAAGCCTCTATTTTAAAGGAGGTAAAGGAAGTGATAGAGCTACCCGATTTTAAGGGATACCTGAGTGATCTTGGCGGACCATCGGCAAATATGTACCGCATGGGCGGAAAGGATCTCAATGTTTGCCGGAAGTGCAAACGTCCTTCTTGCATTCATCCAAAGGTTTGCCCCAACTTAAACACAGATCACCGGCCACTGCTGGATATTTATCATTCAGTAGATGCGATAAAAGGAATAAAGAAATCATTTATTGGTAGCGGAGTGCGTTATGATTTATTGCAGTACGACAGTAAGGACCCGGCAATAAACCGCTCAACAGCTGAGTATACCCGCGAACTGATAGCCAAACATGTGAGCGGACGACTCAAGGTTGCTCCGGAACATACTTCAGACCGTGTGCTTAACATTATGCGCAAACCTTCGTTTTCACAGTTTCAGCAGTTCAAGAAAACCTTTGATAAGTTGAACAGGGAACTAAACATGAACCAGCAACTTATTCCTTATTTTATATCTTCTCACCCGGGATGCAAGGAAGAAGACATGGCCGAACTTGCGGTAATAACGAAGAACCTGGATTTCCGATTGGAACAGGTGCAGGACTTTACTCCTACCCCGATGACTATTGCCACGGAAGCTTACTATACCGGATTTCATCCGTACACACTGGAGCCTATTTTCGCTGCCCATAATCCGAAAGAAAAACTAGCTCAGCGTCAGTTCTTTTTCTGGTACCAGCGCGAATACAAGAATCAGATTATTTCCGAACTAAAGAAACTGGGCAGAAAAGATTTGATTGATAAGCTATACGGAAAATAAGCAATACTTGCCTTCCGTGAACCATTCTCCAATAAATTAAATCCATTGGAGAATGGCTGAAAATTATTGGCGAATAACCGGAAATTCTTTCCGGTTTGGTTTCCTCCAAACTCACGCCTGCTTTTTGAGGAAACAGGCGGGAGTTCAAAAAAAGCAGGCGGGATATTTTTGACTTTGCACTTTTGCTAAATTCTACAAGAGATTTAAAAGCTACCATCACTCTCTCACTATTTTACACAAAGCACTAACAGTCAAATAATTAAATAGTGATGGTTGCATTTCCCGCCCTCACTTTACTCTCACTTTTCAGGGCTACCCTCACCTTTTCGGGCTATTTTTGCACTTTTTATTCACATTTTATCTTGGCATCTTTTCCAAAGGAAAACACATAGAAATCACATTAAAGTAGGTTGAAATGTAAGCGTCTCCGCGATACCATCTTGCTCGTGATGATTTAGCCTTTTATCTTTGTCTTCCAAAAAAGAAGAAAGATGAAAGCATCCGAACTATACACAAAAACAATAGAGGGCTACAAGCAGGAAATTAGTGTCAGTCTTATTACTTTGCGTGATTACTGTAAAACACATCATGTAAATTATAAGGGTATTCAACTCTGGATGTCCAGAAATTCAATTACTGTAGCCCAGTTGAAAAGAGAAATCACTGTGCATTCTGATTCTTCTTCTGATTTTTCGGTTGTCCAAACAGAATCAGGGCAACGGATTTATCCTCTATCTTTTCAGACAGGGGGAGTTCAAAAAGAAGACATCTGTAAGAACACTTATTCATGTGTGAAAGGAGTGAATATAACTTTCCCCGATGGAGTGATTGTTTC
This genomic interval from uncultured Bacteroides sp. contains the following:
- a CDS encoding glucosamine-6-phosphate deaminase codes for the protein MKTNLSSQITLNRVSPKYYKPENAFERSVLTRFEKIPTDIYESVEEGARQIAAEIALTIREKQKAGRFCVMALPGGNSPRSVFDELIRMHREEELSFRNVIVFNIYEYYPLASEAMNSNLKTLQEMFLDHVDINKQNIFSPDGTIAKDTIFEYCRLYEQRIESFGGIDILLLGIGRVGNIGFNEPGSQANSNTRLILLDNTSRNDAAKIFGGTENVPVSSITMGIATILAAKKIFLMAWGDDKAQMIKETVEGKVSDVIPASYLQMHNSTRVALDLSAASNLTRIQRPWLVTSCEWNDKLIRSAIVWLCMLTKKPILKLTNKDYNENGLSELLALYGSAYNVNIKIFNDLQHTITGWPGGKPNADDTYRPERAKPYPKRIIVFSPHPDDDVISMGGTVRRLVEQKHDVHIAYETSGNIAVGDEEVIRFMHFINGFNQLFDAKSEIIDKKYKDIRSFINNKKESDFDNADMLRLKGLIRRGEARTACAYAGIKSDHVHFLDLPFYETGKIQKSPISEKDVEIVRALLQEVKPHQIFVAGDLADPHGTHRVCTDSVLAAIDLEKGEKWIKDCRIWMYRGAWAEWEIENIEMAVPISPEELRLKRNTILKHQSQMEGAPFLGNDERLFWQRSEDRNRGTAALYDSLGLASYEAIEAFVEYIPL
- a CDS encoding xanthan lyase, whose protein sequence is MKKQYILFFLLIIFATKGFAQDIDKNVEERLKNFFENYTCSTAQIGKCKLNSFKLDFDAKKLDIYSGENFSYQPFLPETVEGIYRHLSQILPGPVCYFKTTVYTDGKSIEELIPNIYRKKRKDKSRILGDINYQDAPWVKNVSRPIDISRGLQSRHIALWQSHGKYFKNGNGNNNGNGASNGNGDGNGHKISNGSWLWQRPRLFCTTEDLFTQSIILPYVIPMLENAGADVFTPRERDTQKNEVIVDNDNPRSGSLYIEVKSRKAYWNTPDVTGFAQKKNIYQDGENPFTDGTARYAKTEKKKNRAFAEWVPTIPEEGNYAVYVSYQTLPESVADAKYTVFHKGGATEFTVNQKIGGGTWVYLGTFTFDKGSNDYGMVVLSNESKEKGVVCADAVRFGGGMGNIVRGGAVSGLPRYLEGARYSAQWAGMPYSIYGDEKRANDYADDINTRSRMVNYLSGSSVYNPKEKGLGVPFEMTMALHSDAGYTSNGGTIGSLGVYTTDFNDSKLHSGISRYASRDLTDIMITQLKSDINSRFDVQWNRRGMWDKNYSETRLPAVPSMILEFLSHQNFADMTLGHDPNFKFTVGRSIYKSILRFVTSQHDEDYVVQPLPVNHFAIKFGNKKNTVSLSWKAVEDPLESSAKPHNYIVYTRIGNFGFDNGVLVEGTSYTAKIEPELVYSFKVTAVNKGGESFSSEILSAYKAKREKERVLIVNGFDRISGPAIINTPDSLGFDLKKDPGVSYQYNISYCGAQTGFNRKNAGKETSDGLGYSGSELEGVRIAGNTFDYPFIHGKAIQAMPGYSFVSCSNEAVESGRVKLNDYHLVDYILGLQKEDSTTSRFINEKYKTFTPKMQQLIAQYCKRGGNILVSGSYLGSDMNSSFEEKSFTEDILKYSFQNSMQNSGSGDIFGLGLTFAIPREVNEHIYSVPAPDCIVPVSPAFPVLKYSGGNYGAATAYKGDYRTFIMGFPFETIDTEEHRAKIMAGILQFLGGR